In one Sphingomonas hankookensis genomic region, the following are encoded:
- a CDS encoding biliverdin-producing heme oxygenase, with the protein MTTDLTRSQRLKAATATIHDTLDQRIMALDPFSSPARYVCFLRAQQAFHDALAPLYAAPTMQALIPDLAERDRSAAIAADIADLTLPLPAVPDARPVEPVDMSTSLGWLYVAEGSSLGAAFLLKAAQRIGLSTDHGARHLAGHPEGRAAHWRRFTARIDDATMTAEDEDRMIAAARDAFTRFRTLVDAAFA; encoded by the coding sequence GTGACGACCGACCTTACCCGTTCGCAACGATTGAAAGCCGCGACCGCGACGATCCACGATACGCTGGACCAGCGGATCATGGCCCTCGATCCCTTCTCGTCGCCTGCACGCTATGTCTGCTTCCTGCGCGCGCAGCAGGCGTTTCACGATGCCCTCGCGCCGCTCTATGCCGCACCCACGATGCAGGCGCTGATCCCGGATCTGGCGGAACGCGACCGATCGGCGGCGATCGCGGCGGACATTGCCGACCTCACCCTGCCGCTACCGGCTGTGCCCGACGCTCGACCGGTAGAGCCTGTCGACATGTCGACGTCGCTCGGCTGGCTCTACGTCGCCGAAGGATCGTCGCTGGGCGCGGCCTTCCTGCTGAAGGCAGCGCAGCGGATCGGCCTGTCGACCGATCATGGCGCACGCCATCTCGCCGGTCATCCCGAAGGGCGTGCGGCGCATTGGCGGCGCTTCACCGCGCGGATCGACGACGCGACGATGACTGCCGAGGACGAAGACCGCATGATCGCCGCCGCCCGCGATGCCTTTACCCGGTTCCGCACGCTGGTCGACGCCGCCTTCGCCTGA
- a CDS encoding CheR family methyltransferase, with translation MSALPAPSPDLDRLSPHKFAKLSALIYDKTGIKMPATKVTMLQGRLQRRLREVGIATLDAYCDHLFDGSAHPDEIINLINAVTTNKTDFFREPGHFDFMAKTALPTLADSGRRRIRAWSAACSTGAEPYTMAMVLDQFAQKSGVDYGILATDIDTTVLETARRGIYPTEMVEPVPASLRQRYVAVSRDRKANQVRMVPALRSAIGFARLNLMEERYPVGEPMDLIFCRNVLIYFDKETQERVVRRLCANLRPGGYLFLGHSESIAGMDLPVRTVSYTVFTKD, from the coding sequence ATGTCCGCCTTGCCCGCCCCCTCCCCCGATCTCGACCGGCTCAGCCCGCACAAGTTCGCGAAGCTGTCGGCGCTGATCTATGACAAGACCGGCATCAAGATGCCCGCGACCAAGGTCACGATGCTGCAAGGGCGGCTGCAACGGCGGCTGCGCGAAGTCGGCATCGCGACGCTGGATGCCTATTGCGACCATCTGTTCGACGGCAGCGCACATCCCGACGAGATCATCAACCTGATCAACGCGGTGACGACGAACAAGACCGACTTCTTTCGCGAACCCGGCCATTTCGACTTCATGGCAAAGACCGCGCTGCCAACGCTGGCGGACAGCGGCCGGCGCCGCATCCGCGCGTGGAGCGCGGCCTGCTCGACCGGTGCCGAACCCTATACGATGGCGATGGTGCTCGACCAGTTCGCGCAGAAGAGCGGAGTGGACTATGGCATCCTCGCCACCGACATCGACACCACCGTCCTCGAAACCGCGCGGCGCGGCATATACCCGACCGAAATGGTCGAACCGGTGCCGGCGTCGCTGCGCCAGCGCTATGTCGCCGTCTCGCGCGATCGCAAGGCGAACCAGGTGCGGATGGTGCCGGCCCTGCGCTCGGCGATCGGTTTCGCGCGGCTGAACCTGATGGAGGAACGCTATCCGGTCGGCGAACCGATGGACCTCATCTTCTGCCGCAACGTGCTCATCTATTTCGACAAGGAGACGCAGGAGCGGGTCGTGCGCCGGCTGTGCGCCAATCTGCGGCCCGGCGGCTATCTGTTCCTCGGCCATTCGGAATCGATCGCCGGCATGGACCTGCCCGTCCGGACCGTCTCCTACACCGTCTTCACGAAAGACTGA
- a CDS encoding TetR/AcrR family transcriptional regulator, with protein MGRRSDHSRQEIEQMLLTEGHRHLAEVGFARFSAREVAKRIGYSIGTLYNVFGSYDRFLVALNTRTFQLWARDLTAALAAGPEDRIRCLVESYFTFARTNRNLWRAIYEHHLPDDFVMEEAQGRQRGELTRIVVDEVAAALGPDHADRAATLARSLVATVHGHCLFDITGSFALMGEHEPVEMALTRVRESLAAAAD; from the coding sequence ATGGGACGCAGATCGGATCACAGCCGGCAGGAAATCGAACAGATGCTCCTGACCGAAGGGCATCGTCATCTGGCCGAAGTTGGGTTCGCCCGGTTTTCCGCGCGCGAGGTGGCCAAGCGGATCGGTTATTCGATCGGCACGCTCTACAATGTGTTCGGCAGCTATGACCGGTTTCTGGTCGCGCTCAACACCCGCACATTCCAGCTATGGGCGCGCGACCTGACCGCGGCGCTGGCCGCCGGGCCGGAGGATCGCATCCGCTGCCTGGTGGAAAGCTATTTCACCTTCGCGAGGACCAACCGCAATTTGTGGCGGGCGATCTACGAACATCACCTGCCGGACGATTTCGTGATGGAGGAGGCGCAGGGCCGGCAGCGCGGCGAGCTGACCCGGATCGTCGTCGACGAGGTCGCGGCCGCGCTGGGCCCCGATCATGCCGATCGGGCGGCGACGCTGGCCCGATCGCTGGTCGCCACGGTGCATGGTCATTGCCTGTTCGACATTACCGGCAGCTTCGCGCTGATGGGCGAGCACGAGCCGGTGGAGATGGCGCTGACGCGGGTGCGGGAGTCGCTGGCGGCCGCTGCCGATTGA
- a CDS encoding protein-glutamate methylesterase/protein-glutamine glutaminase: MSKIRVLIIDDSASVRQAMTAILSEDPAIEVIAAAADPFAAARHIQEEIPDVITLDVEMPRMDGVTFLRKLMSQKPIPVVMCSSLVEEGSETLLQALEAGAVDVILKPRMGVADHLNDAKMRIRETVKGAARARVRTRSASRLNSPAAKLTADAVLPPPTGRAMSRTTEMVVCIGASTGGTEALREVLEALPANSPGIVIVQHMPESFTRAFAKRLNGLCQVDVKEAEDGDTVMRGHVLIAPGGLRHMMLERQGARYVVAIKEGPLVSRHRPSVDVLFRSAARNAGSNAVGIIMTGMGDDGARGLLEMKQAGARTFAQDEATSVVFGMPKEAIARGAADRVVPLSAIARELLQATAR; this comes from the coding sequence ATGTCCAAGATCCGCGTCCTGATCATCGACGACAGCGCCAGCGTCCGCCAGGCGATGACGGCGATCCTGAGCGAAGACCCCGCGATCGAGGTGATTGCCGCCGCCGCCGACCCCTTCGCCGCCGCGCGCCACATCCAGGAGGAAATTCCCGACGTCATCACGCTCGACGTCGAGATGCCCCGCATGGACGGCGTCACCTTCCTGCGCAAGCTGATGAGCCAGAAGCCGATCCCGGTCGTCATGTGCTCCTCGCTGGTCGAGGAAGGGTCGGAAACCCTGCTCCAGGCGCTGGAAGCCGGTGCGGTCGACGTCATCCTGAAGCCGCGCATGGGTGTCGCCGACCATCTGAACGACGCCAAGATGCGGATTCGCGAAACGGTGAAGGGCGCCGCCCGCGCCCGTGTCCGCACCCGCAGCGCCAGCCGGCTCAACTCGCCCGCCGCAAAGCTCACCGCCGATGCCGTGCTGCCGCCGCCGACCGGCCGGGCGATGAGCCGCACGACCGAGATGGTCGTCTGCATCGGCGCCTCGACCGGCGGGACCGAAGCGCTGCGCGAGGTGCTGGAGGCGTTGCCCGCCAACTCGCCCGGCATCGTCATCGTGCAGCACATGCCCGAAAGCTTCACACGCGCCTTCGCGAAGCGGCTGAACGGCCTGTGCCAGGTCGATGTGAAGGAGGCCGAGGATGGCGACACCGTCATGCGCGGCCACGTACTGATCGCGCCGGGCGGCCTGCGCCACATGATGCTGGAGCGGCAGGGCGCGCGCTATGTCGTGGCGATCAAGGAAGGCCCGCTGGTATCGCGCCATCGCCCGTCGGTCGACGTCCTGTTCCGCTCCGCCGCGCGCAACGCCGGGTCGAATGCGGTCGGGATCATCATGACCGGCATGGGCGACGACGGCGCGCGCGGGCTGCTCGAAATGAAACAGGCCGGCGCCCGCACCTTCGCGCAGGATGAAGCGACGTCGGTCGTGTTCGGCATGCCCAAGGAAGCCATCGCCCGTGGCGCTGCCGACCGGGTCGTCCCGCTCAGCGCCATCGCCCGCGAATTGTTGCAGGCGACCGCGCGATGA